The nucleotide window GAAACGGGGTTTCAGTTTGAGGGGCCCAAAGTACTGTAGTGTGAAGGAACAAGAGAGACGGAGTGAAATCACGCTTCAAAATGCTCAGTGATTCTAGAATTGAGTCGGTGTGAGTGGCAGAACTGTAGACTAGAGTACTGCTAGAGACACAGGCAGAGGTAGGTTATCCTGCTTCTAGGATGGCAATGATGCCTTaaaactcaaaatataaaaagaaaagggtggTTGGTATTGTGTGTAGAACACAGCACCAATGGGATCACGTCCGTACTGAAATACTGGCTTCAGTCAGCTGCAAGGCTCTGAAggttgaggaggaggaggaggaagaggaggaggaggaggaggaggaggaagaggaggaggaggaggaggaggaggagaaggaggagagagttCCTAAATAGCCAGGAATACTCAGGAAAGGCAGAGCTTAGCAGAGAGTACCGTGTATTGTGTGCACTGGAAACTGGCCCAGGGCCTTCTGCAGACTACTACTGAATTGTATCACCACTCCCTCACAGAATTTTATTAAACACATTTTCAGTcataggaataaaaaaaatccaatgaaCACGTCTACAGAAACTTTCAAAATGTTAGAATATTGACATCTTTGCACCAATAGTCAATAATTTGTATAAGGAACGTTTAAACATTTGCACCCCAAGGGCCTGAGTGATTCCACGTGATGAGCACCAAGTATATTCCTAAGTCAATACCACTGTGGTGGGATATGTAGACATGAGGTGCATAGTTATAAAAACCCTGGTAATTAACACCTCAAATATTTCTATTACACGCTTAGTTTCAAATGGAAAGTTGGGAAATTGGCCTTATTTTGGGGTACATTCTCTGCGTGCTATAAGTTCTACTATCAAATATTTGCTGGTAATTGGGCCTTTTAGATAATTTCCCACATTAATTCCTCAAAACTGGTTTTGACTTGCAACAGTGAACGCTTCCTTTCAACAAATCTATTCTTATACTTTACAGTCTGCACTACAGCTgacgtacacctttaatcccagcactcagggggcagacacaggggatctctgtgagttcgagaccagcctggtctacagagctagttccaggacaggctccaaagccacagagaaatcccgtctcaaaaatccaaacataaataaataaataaaagtaaaaactaatATTATAAATGGACATTACAATTCTGTGCTTGATTTTGCTTCAAATATCCCAGGATTGCCTTGAATTATGAATGCCATAAAAGAAAACCTTAAGTCCTGGGTTCTCCTGTCTCTATTACTGCTTGGTTCCCCAAAGAATCAGGATCATTCCGCTctccagagctggaattacagaaaagcaccaccacagccacctacttctgcctctcggggatggaacccaggatttTGTGCATGTTAGGAAAAGAACTACAGTCCCTTCTTTAACTCTAAATGGCTACAGCATTGTGTTTTAtattcctgaaaacatacaattataacatttacAAATGctaaaaatttctacttccttACCACAAATTCCCAAAGGCaccaaattaattaatataaaataattatgtagGGAGAAATATATAGAATCATAAAATAGCTTTTTAATAGGGCATAGCACTAACAACTATATTCAAACCCACACATCACAAGGGGTAGACATTTGCTgctgtacagaaaaaaaaaccaacacaaaccaaaaacccaCCATTAAGGAAGGTGACTTGGATCCTGCGAATGTTTTGAAATGAACTAAAATCAAATCTAGCAATAAGTCACAGAAACCTTTACCAATGCTCTCTACTAACTTTTGGAAGAATGAAATTTCGCGCCCCTTTAGTatcagcacccaggaagctgtcttagtgagttggaggccagcctggtctacagggcaagttctaggacacccagggctGTACGGAGAAACACGTTCTTGAAAAagaaaccaccacaacaaaaaccaaacaaacaaaacttaacaGCTTTCCTTTacgttttttctttttctttttggtccagGCCAGGGCTCCAGCTGCCCTAGCCCTCCTGGGTAGTGTTAATAGTTTTACATATCCATGCCTAAAAGGCAATTGGTACTACAATAAAAAGCTTTCCCCAGGCGGTGGGAGCTTCACTTTTGGGACCCAGTGTGCTCTAAGATTTTTGCATGCAGTATctacacagttttttttctttcagttttccagATCACCCGATGCGAGGATAAAACGTGTCAGATTCTATTTTTCAAGCAGTAGGCCTCAAGTAAAACCCATGCTAAATGTGGTCTGAGATGTTTAAAATCTGACTACTTCTGACTCCCCCTGGACGGCACGTTCAAGTTCTACACCTGAGGATCCTGAAAGCACTATCCAAAGATGTTTCAGTGACTTAGGCCAGCCAGTAAAAAGTTTCCAACTCTATGGACTGCAACTGTCCATACTGGCTGAGGAATCTTGAAGAATTGAGTGTTTGCTTCTCTAGCACCTACTGATTATATTTAAAATCGTAACGCGAAGTCTTCTTATTTTAGGAAGTCAATCTTTGTTCACGCTGCCCCTTTCGCAGGCCCCGAGTGAGCCAGCCTGGTGGATGGGGGCTAAATAGGCAAACGCTTAGAAAACAAGACCGTTAGCAGGTATTCCCCCCCTCCGCTCCGCCCCCAGGGTGAAATTATGAGTTCTAGAAAACCACTTTACctatagtagtgtgtgtgtgtgtgtgtgtgtgtgtgtgtgtgtatacacacgacCGCACCTTACTAAAGCATAACGGAGAACCGTAGGAGTCACTCATTCTAAGGCGGCAGGTTTAGAAATTCGAGAATCCTAAACTTTTCGCAGGATTGAGGAAGACTGTGTGAAGCGGGGTGGGGGGGCCTTCAGATTCACCATGTGGTAAAGAGAGTGCGCCACCTCCGAGGAACTCACCCGAAAGTGGAAAAGcgaccctcccctcccccctcctgtCTGCACCCGGACGCGTCCTCTTTCTACCTCGTGGGTCAGATGCACGAAAGCACGCGGAACCACAGCGCCTGTGAGCCGGGCTCTGGAGGGCCTTTCTTACCTGGTCCAGCATGCAGCGGCCGCCCTCTGCGCTGGCTCCTCCTTAGCATCAAAACCAGAGCCACGACAGCCAGTGCGCGGCTTGCTGACCCGTGTCGCGAAGATCGCGGGAACTGCACCACGAAAGCCTTCACTCGGGGTGGGCGATCTGCGCGTTCCCGAATCCGCACAGTCACCAGGAACCTGTACCCCATGCTCCAGCCGCCGCACTCGCCCAGCGGTCGCCTCCGTGTGCCACGAGAGGTGAGAAGCGCCGCCCCCAGCCCATTCTGTTCGGAAGCACCCCGCGACCCACGCACCGCCCCCGGCCCATCTCCGCCCCCCTTTCCCTCCCGCCCATCTCCGCCCCCCCCTGGCGCGTCCCCGCGTCCCCAGTCGCGCGGGAAAGCTTCCCAGAGGCGCCCAGAGGGAGGCGCGCGCGGGGCCGGCGGGCCGCATCCGGGGTCCCGCTGCCTCCCGCCCAGCGCACGCCTCCCGCCCCGGCCGCTCGCCGCGCTCGCCACCCCTCGCGGTGACAGCCGGCGCCTCGGGACGCGTGCGCACCGCCCGCCCCCTGGCTGCAGCGGTCACCTAGAGCGGCTGGCTCGGCACGCCCCGCGCGCGGGTCCGTTGTCGCTGCGGTCAGGTTTGGGTCCCGGTCCCCTTCCTCTTAGCCCGACGCCCCTTGGCGAGGTTTGCCCGGTTCCGAATTCAACTatttgaaggagaaaaaggaagatcaGCGAGGCCTGCCATGTGTCAGCCCGCCAATCAGGACGCGCGCGGGCGTTTTGAACGCGAGCGCCATGTAGCTGCGCTCCTCGGCGGAGGACCGCACGGAGAGAAGAGCTTCTGCCTGCATGGGGACCCAGGACCTGTGTTCCGCTGCGGACCGGTAGGTGCGGCCCGGCCGGTCCCCGAGTGGATGGGCAGACACGAGGCCGCCGCTCGGGGACCGTGTTTATTTTCGGTTTTAAGAGAGAGCGCCAGTGGAGCGTCtgcctgtcttcctctttctccgCCCAGCGTCCCCACCCTCCGcgatcccctccccctcctccgggCTGCCCCTTTCCCCGCCACCCCGCTgctgccccctccttccctcctcccccgcCGCGGACCCCGCGGAACAGGAAAagcgagggggggggggagaggaaggagcggTAAAAACCGAGGGCCGAGTCGACCCGGGACTCGGAGAAAGCGCTGGGTCAGTCGCGGGTCCGGACCTCTGCGCTTGCGAAAGCGGGAAGTCGAGCCCAGGACGCCTCTAGCGGGCGCGCGGCAGCTTCCCGGGGTCGCGGCTCCCCGGGCAGAGGGGACCTGTTTCGAGTTCACCGGCAAGGTCCTGGCGGGCCTGGGTGGCCCAGCTGTGCGAGATGACGTGGAAGCCGGGCTAGCTTTCGGAACCTGGAATTGCGGGCCCGAGACTCGGTGGCTTCCAGTTTACAGGCTGGGGCCTAGTGGTCTGGTTGCTGTAAAAAGTCCACATCAGGGTGACAGCTGGCAAGGGTCTTTACAGTGCTCTGAGCCCCAGccctagacacagaggaaagcgAGACCTGGGGTTAGTTTAGCTAAAACCCAGTTCAGGCCTTGCTGTAGCTAGGAGGTCTGGCCAGCCAGCCGCTACCTTCCCATCCTCATCTCGGTGTGCGACTTGCAATAGAACCTCTCAGCCCCGGGTCTGCTAAATGGGATGAGATTCTAGAGGCCCTTGGGTAAGCTTCACTGAGAGTTCAAACTTCCCAAACAGTGCTTGGCCCTGGGGCTTCTGACCACTCTATTTAGAACTTTCTCCCTCCTCACAAAGCTGCGGCCTCCTCCAAGTTTCTGCATAAGGCAGTTTCCCACTTCCCAGGAAGGCCCTTTGAATAGGCGGGCTACTGTAGCCTTTCTTtgaagaatgtaaaatgaaaaatctgaacttttaaaattaattgcatTCCCTGATGTCTCTTCTCTATCAGTTGTATGTGGAGGAgttgtgaaattttattttcgTTTAAATATAATCATGAAGATATTGGAGTCCCAAGTGACTTTTGGCTACGTGCTCTTCAAAAAATTGATAATGACCTGGTGATATGAGTTTTTACTTAAACTCGAATCACCCATTTTGTTCTCAGAGTTGCCCTTTGAGTTCAAGATGGTTGTCGTTATGTTACAGGTGACTCAAGCCTTGGACACTGCCTGGCCTCAAGTGTGCAGGTTAGACCCAGCAGGACCATCCTTGGACTCAAGTGGTGCTGTCTTTCTGTTTCCCCCAGAGACAACGAACGGGCAGTGAGTTATCTGTGAGTCATTTTGCAAACAGAATCAGTGGTAATTGGGACTTTGCTGTTTATCAGTGGCCTGAAAAAAATAATGGTCCATTTTAtgtcttttataaaggaaaacagtacTGTTTTGGATTAGCAAACTCATTCTATAGAGAGGAATAGAAAATATCCCCCTCCTCCCGCAcagtgttttctttgtctttcggGTAGGGAGgaccttttccttttttgaggtgttctgggaatagaacccagagtTCCAGGCAAACACTCCTTCACCAAGCTGCATCTCAGCTCTCTAACTGACCAGTTTTCATTACAAATGTTATGAGCATTACACACACTCAGTCTCAAATCCACCAAGACATAAGGCAGAAGACActgtagggctggggagatggctcaatgtcaGGACTGAACTCAGACCCTGTAATCCCACTGCTAGAGGTGAAGAAAGGGGATTCCCTGAGCAAGGTGGCTAACTGGACAAACCAAATCAGCGAGTTCTGGCTTCAAgtgagaaaccctacctcaataTTTAAAGTGGAGAGATTGACCCTTGACTTCACCCATTGACCTCTCCACAGGCACGtgcaccctcacacatacatactgtaCTTACAGATAGCGTACAAAAATATAGGGAAGTGCATGTTAgatgtttgtgtatatttatatatgtacacatgagcTTTAAATCAGCCTTAAAGCtcatgtgtgttatatatgtgcacacatatctGTAAGCATGAGgaatatatgcacatacagaAAAATTGGGAACACACAAATATCTCTTTAGCTGCAGAAATTTCACTTCAAATTGTTTCACTCTGTGGATCGTGGAAGTCTGGAGAAAACGTTCTTTATAACAGTATACAGTagcaaaagcagaaagaataaacataaaacatgatGTTTTGGTGACATTGATGTTTTCTAAAAACCATGACTCACCACAAAGGCAAGCCTTCATAGCTGTGAAAATGGGAGCGCAGTTGTATATGTGGGGAGCGGTTGCCACAGAGCCCATGACAGCAGCAGAGAGTGACTTCTAGAATACAATAATCCTACGTGTATTTTAAATGTCTGTTGGGTAGGCATGCTTaaattacacacatgcacacaaacacttgTATAGTTTCTGGAATGATACTTAAAATTGTTGAGTAACAGTTAGTTACTTTTGGATAGTAAGAATAGTttaaaagccaagtgtggtggtgcacgcttttaatcccagcactctggaggcagaggcaggtggatctcgtgaatctgagggcagcctggtctacagagcgagttctaggacagccagggctacataaaggaaaccctgtctcgaaaaacaaacaaacaaacaaacaaaatagtataAAAGtctgacattttatttaataCTTGCTACTTTTCTGAACTATTTCAAAGTTTGCCATCAACAAGAATTATAGTAACCATCACAGATCAATTATCGTCGAGTAAACCTGGAGCTGATTAGCAAATATGAATTTTTTCCAGTGTTTTCTGAGCCTTGGGGCCTTCTGGGGCCCAATTTTTTCAAGAGAAAGAGGTTTTTGAACTTGTTGCCTTCCAGTAACTAATGGGGCCAACATCATCATGTATTATATCTATTATGTCTATATGATATAAAAAGGCTTGAAAGTAGAATGAAGTGCCATTTAATTTTTTCCCCAGAAGACAACcttccatttttctgtttaagatttaaacagaaaaaagccaCTGCAAATCCTAGAGTGGGCTTGCTGTGGCAACACTCGGTTTCAGTGGCTGTCCAGAGAGGGGACTAGTAAAGGTGATCAGATTGTTTCCAGCCGGGAGTACAGCATGGAGGGAAAGATCTTGGGGCATCCTAATCCCTAGTGAGGCAAGGAGCTGCGGTGCATACATTTTCCCAGTTGTCACCCTTGGAAGAAGAAACTCTTGTTACCAGTAACCTACCTACTGAGTTGTCCATTTTTGTGAATGCACTAGACTGTTACTGTTTAATTATCTCAtaaacatattataaaatatgtagtAGCATACAGTGAAATTATTTTCAGCCTAATGAGATACAGAGACTGGATTGAAGAATGTTATGTTTCTTGGGAGGATACAGAAAACTTTCAGGTCACTCTCTGATTTGGGAGTCCCCCGAGAGCCACTGCAAGTCcatgttctctttgaattcttACGCAAACATAGAGTGGAAAGCCTTGTCAtgtaatcacacaaaaattacattttcagTGTACTGATATTAATTTATAATAGCTAATCCCCATATTCTATAGCATACTTGCCTGCCTAGATTATTATAAGAAACTATTTAGTTCAGGGGTCTCAGTAgaatgaaaaatacagaaaaagcacCAGAAAAATCAGAACTAAGAGGAACTGAGAAAGACTTAAATTGAGCCATGTATTTCTGTTGCAATGGCCTTTGTCagatttctctgttaatttttcaGTGAACCAGTGCAGCAGGGGTGGTTCCGGGGTAGAACTCTCAATGTAACATTTTATAGTAACATTTTAAAGGATTCTCCTTTCTCCAGAGCACAGAGTTTCAGTGTTTTCCCTCTTGTCCCTGTCCCTTATATATCTTTGCTTAGCTCATGGCAAAAATAATTGCTAATAAGATATGGAAATAAATATTCACAAGTAAACACAGATctatcttcatatatatatatacaacatacATATATCACTGTAAGATATACAGAGATTCAAAAAACATAGAACTTTAGTTATGATACGAATGTAGAAAGACCCTAATCCAGtttccatatttatatataaaggaAATTGAGATAATTAAAGCTATGTGGCTTAGCAGTCACATGTTAAATTAACTAATAACATGAAAGAGTGCTtagtttttctccttttcattccccTAATCTGTGCAGGAATTTCAAGTAGAATTGGAGAATTTTTTCAAACTATTGAGGTACAACTGTTATTACTTCTTTAAGTATTTGAAATTAGTTTTAATGATATaatatccatccatccagtcaTGAGTAGTAATAATTGAATATTGAAATGACAGCAAATAACACTAACTTGAATTTTCATAAATTAATCAATAGTTATGCTAGTAATGGGAATATGCCCACCAAATCAGAATATGGTTGTGGCTAGATGGTCATACGCACACGGTAGCAGACCTCTTTGCATCTGGGGACACTGGCTTCTGCCATATGCAAGGCTGCTTCGGATAGATCCTGCAACTTTTGTGGATATTTAATTctactgctttgctttttttagAGTGGTACAGTATTGGCATAGTGAAGCTTTGAGCCTGCCATGAAAAGCACCAGGATCAAAGGAAATTAGCttatctttcatttaaaaatagtcaAAGAGTCATTGTAAAGGCAATTAAAGTCTCTGTTAactgttatataaatatatacataacttgtttttattatttcctgttaAGGGCAGTTGGGAATGTATTAGTAGtatctagctgaagataaactggACAATGCATTGTTCGCTGTTATATAGAGATGAAATATCTAAAAACAATCTACATAATGCTGTTCCAAATCTTTTGGGGGATTTTATGAATCTTGACCCTCTTTTGAACATCTTTTATTTCTTAGTTCAGAAATAAGTAATCAGAACCATTAGAACAGAGCAAATTTTTACAGTAAGTTACCCATTTCCTCCAATATATGCTtagacaaagggggaaaaaagaccaCCATGAGAAATGAAAGACTAAGTGAGTAAGGGATTGTAGTGGGAAGCCTGACTCCCACGTCCTCTTGGAATCAAGTGGAGAGGGTCTGTGTGTTTTGACTAATACACAGCAGTTAGTaggtttatttattcttctgtagTTTTACAATGGAATGAGGAAAAAGGCTTGTGACAATAGTTAGCTGCCTTTGTTTCATGGATTTGCAAAGCCAATTGAATTTAGCAGGGCTCCATCCTGATGACCTTAGCTCCCTCACAGCACTGCTAACAAACACATCACCCAAACTGTGTGTCAGATGGCCTTGAGCCCAATTAGTTTGTGTCCAGTCCACCATTTCAGTACAACCAGGTCGTGGTTGATTTCTAAGaatgttttgattttgctttatacaaaaaactaataaaacaatGTACTACACTATTGTGGagttcataaattttaaaaattatttttaattatattaagcTGTCACTGAGAATTATCCCACCATTTCTTTAAATTGGGAACGAAGTAACAGATgtcaaatatttgtattttaagagaTAATGAATTTCTGAGTCACTCTTCCTCAACTAGCAAATTCAAATACCTTGGGCCAAAAGGAATAAAGGAGAAGCTAAGGGATTTTACAGATCAAATGGAGGATTTATATTACcacttctgtgatttttctttgaagctattatataataatatatccttaaaattctatttttggcCATTATTGATTATTTAAATGATGGTtagaattatatttttcatttttatagctcAGTATGAAAATGAGTATTCTACAATATTTGCTCAATTTTTTCTtacaatatgttttgattatGTTTTTTCCCTTCCCTAATTTCCCCTGCCCACTTTCTTACCTACCACCAActttatgtcttattttctcaaaaacaaacaagtaacaaAGGCAAAAGCCCCtgaacccacaaaaacaaaaatcaaaaacaattaaaagaccaatgaaacaaaacaaaaatgacaaagcaaaaggaagcagaaagttcACAAATATACCATTGAATTTGTGTTGTGTTGGCCTTCTGAGTATGGGACCTGCCCTGGAGGTGTGGctgatatacccagtgagactccatagaagaaaacaaatttgCCTTAGCCAGTGGGTATCAATTGTAGGTAGCTTCCTGGTTAGCGGTGAGACCCAGTGTCCACTTCACCCTTTTAGTGCTTCAGCTTGTAGATGCTGCCGCAGTCTGAGTCCATAGGTCTATCAATCATGTTGTGTTTCCTTGATGTCATCCATCCCCcaggctcttaaaatctttctgcctcctcttccaggtAGCTCCCTGAGCTCTGTGGGGAGGGGTTTGATAATGACACCTCATTCAGGACTGGGTGCTTCAAAATCTCTCAGCACCTTGTTGTGGACCTCTGTGTTAGTTCCCATGTGCAGGGAACCTTCACTGATGTGGTTCAGCAAGCAgtgtgtcattaggagtcattttattgctgcttCTTTAGCAGAGTAATGCTAGTGGGTTTTCCCCTTGACTGTGACTTGTTCTTGCTCTAGATTCTCGGCCACTTTAgcagtgccaggtatgggttccatttgATGGAGAGAGCAACAACTTATTCTTCACCTTAGAAGGAATATCTATGCAGCTTTTGTTTCAcatcctaaatttttcatttcaatttgGAATTTCTGTagtgaaatattttctgtttctgttttcatgtcttgagatgtttttattcattcagcTGTTTGTGTTTTTACAGTCTTCATTAAGGTATCCATTCATGCCCTCTTTAAGGGATTTGGACATACTCATAATTGCCATTTTGAGGTTCTTATGTGCTTCAGCTAAACTGAACTTCTCAGAGCCTGTTGCAATATGGTCACTGACTTCTGGAGGAGGCATACTGTCTTGGGTGTTCATGTTTGTGCTTTGGTACTTGGATCTAAACATCTGGAGTTACGATGTCGGAGGTGTTCTGTGGTGTAGCTatttggtcttgtctttgttgacTGATTGTTCCCCTCTTTGGCTGCTATTGTCCACTATGGATCTTAGGCAAATGTGATGACTGGGATTTCCTGTGAGAGTGTCTTCGTGGGTCGGTGAAGGACACAAAGGAGTGCTTGATGGGCTGGGAGAGAAGACTGAGAGGGGCACCAAAGGTGGAGTCTTCAGGGAGCGGAGTTAGGATGGGAGGAAGTCCTGCAGGCAGGCTGCTACAGGAGTAGAGTAACCATGGAAAGGAGAATGGAGgccagggaggtggagaaaaTTCTCTCCCTGGATCTCAGATCGATGTGGCCACTGGGGGTCTTCGGTAGACAGTGTAGCTGCAGGTCGGTGACTGACAGAAAAGGATGGAGGTGAGCTAGGAGGGAAGGCTGAGAGGCTAGGCAGGAAAGAGTTAAGGGGACTCTGGGGCCTCACCAAGAGGTGGAATCCCCAGGGAGTGGAGCTAGGATGGGGGAGGACTTAGCAAGTCTCTTTAGACAGAGATGAAAGATTTCTGTTGATACTTTTGAGCTTTTTGGGGGGAGTTAGTCTCTGAAAGCTAGTACAAATCATGTTTAATACGTTTACACTTCTGAGATTTTATATGAGAAGAGCCACCCCCAGAAGGTAAAAGAAAGATCATGTATTTCTGCACTTTAGAAAAATACCCGTTTATCCATGTATCATTCATGATTTGAAGACAGAATGGTATACAAATGGGAATAATGGGAACAAAAATGTAGTCATTGTGGTAGGAACTGTCTGCTGTTTTCTGTTGTAGCACATTAAAATCTGCACACTCTACTGTATTTACCACAATACTTACTAGaattaaagacaaaagcaaaacaaacattttcCTCTACTCTGAAGTTTTGTGACATGCCTCCCGTCTGTGAGTGGTATTTAAATATCtgctttggtgagttccagagTCTTCACATATGGGAGGGCTTGTGGCCTTTGTGTTTCCCTTAGCCTAGTTCTGCTTGTGATGATGAATGTGTTGACTAGCTTGATTCAGCCATTCCCCACTGTGTTCAGGaatcctaactttttttttttttttgattttcgagacagggtttctctgtagcttttggttcctgtcctggaactggctcttctagaccaggctggcctcggactcacagagattcgcctgcctctgcctcccaagtgctgggattaaatgcatgc belongs to Microtus pennsylvanicus isolate mMicPen1 chromosome 13, mMicPen1.hap1, whole genome shotgun sequence and includes:
- the LOC142833469 gene encoding tumor suppressor ARF-like isoform X2, which codes for MGYRFLVTVRIRERADRPPRVKAFVVQFPRSSRHGSASRALAVVALVLMLRRSQRRGRPLHAGPGDDDGQRPSSQIAAALRCGAELPGSSHPLPTRARCSAGGLLGHPGSTAPGGSAAGCA